The sequence TTGAGGAAGCTCAAACAGCCTTCTCTAATCGTTTGAATCTTGACGGATATCTGAAACATCATCGGAGGATTTTTCATCTTATCCAAGTGATTCCTCACGCATTCCACATCATGACACGTGGTCGAAACGGCAGGTCATACGTCGCCTTCCCTCTTCATTCAGAATGATTAACATATTGTATACGAGCCGCCCCGCGCAATAGTAGCGATACCTGCAATCACACCGCATTCCAAAAAAAATATAGCTTTAATCGTACTCCGCCAACAGGGTCAGGATTCCAGCGATAAAGATCTCATTTGTTGATCCTCACTGAAAGAACCAGTTTTTCAGCTACAACTCCTGTCATGTATCTTTATCGAAAGACAGACTCTCCAAAACACAACTCGCTGCAATGGAGCTTGATGCTGAACACCCCGCAATGCTTTTAGATCTTGTTCTAAAACCTTTACGTTTGTCTATTTGCGCCGCCCGAAACTGCGAATCCTTGACAGAAAATGCGATATCCTGTAGAAATCTTTGCGTAACTTAATAAAATCACGATTAAAGCATACACTACCCTTAACCTTCCAAACGACCGGCAGCGCGTGACGACTCGTCCATATTCCCAGCCTTGATAACACGCTGGTGACGAGATTGCTTTTCAGATGATAGACCAATGGAGGGCCAACAAATGGCATTCCCGCATCTTCAAACCCATGGCCCGTTTCTGTTTTACTGGGGTGTACGAAGATTAGCCTTAACATTATGATTATGCTATAGGTTTCTTGAGGTGTTATGCCATGCTAAGGACGAATCCTCCATGCAAAGCCCTTTGGTTGATCTTCTTTCTCATTGCAGTTTTTTTGGAATCCGTATCATGGGCTGGCGAATATGCTGGCGCTGAACAATGCAAAGAATGTCACGAAGAAGAATATGGCCAATGGCAAGAGTCAGGGCATGCCAAGATTCTTTCCAGGGTCGACGGCAGCGTAGCTCCCCCCGTTACCTTTCCCGAAGGGCATGATGAGACAACTGTTTCATATGTAATTGGCGGTCTCAAATGGAAAACATTATTTGTTGACAAGAATGGCTACCTCATCACTTCAAACTCTACGGGTGAGAGGAAAAGCCAATTCAACAAACAAAGCGCCCAATGGGTGGATTACCTTCCTGGACAAAAGGTTCCCTATAGCTGTGGAAGATGTCACACAACAGGGTACTCTCCTGAAGGGCATCAGAATGGTCTAGAGGGAATAAGAGGTACATGGAAATTCGATAGCATCCAATGTGAGGCCTGTCACGGGCCTGGGGAAAAGCATGTTAGGTCAACTCTTGAATCTGACACAATGATAGATAGTAATGTATGTTTGAAATGTCACGGGATTGAACCGCACGATGCAATTCCAATGAATGGCGTTTTCCTTTCGCAATATACTGAGGCCAATCAATTGCTCGCAAGCAAGAAAAAGGACTTTGCGTGCTCAGACTGTCATAACCCCCATTCTCGTGCAGAAGAATCTATCAAGCAAGGCTGTGTAGAGTGTCATGAAGCCAGAAAGGCGGAGTACACAGGGAGCCTCATGGAGAGGGTTGGTGTTGCCTGCATGGACTGTCACATGGCACCTGCAGCTGTCATTGCCGAAGGTGATCCTGAGTCATTTAGGGGTGATTTCAAAAGCCATCTTTTTCATGTTGACTACCGGAAGGAGTTACCAAAACCCATTACGAATGGAATAGCACTGAATCCTGGCTATTTGACGGTTGACTATGCTTGTATGAGGTGTCACCAGACTTATGAGAACAGGTCGTGGGCCGTCCGGTATGGTACGTTTGTTCACTCCATCACGGTCACGACTGATGTTAAGATCAAGCGGTTTCAAATAATATTCTGTAGTATTGGATTCTTTTTTGCCCTGCTAGCCTTTCTTGCTGCTCTGTCTCTGAAGAATTGGTTATGGCCGAACCTGGATAAGAGAAAGATGTTGGCTGTTCATAGGAATTGCGCA comes from Deltaproteobacteria bacterium and encodes:
- a CDS encoding cytochrome c3 family protein; amino-acid sequence: MLRTNPPCKALWLIFFLIAVFLESVSWAGEYAGAEQCKECHEEEYGQWQESGHAKILSRVDGSVAPPVTFPEGHDETTVSYVIGGLKWKTLFVDKNGYLITSNSTGERKSQFNKQSAQWVDYLPGQKVPYSCGRCHTTGYSPEGHQNGLEGIRGTWKFDSIQCEACHGPGEKHVRSTLESDTMIDSNVCLKCHGIEPHDAIPMNGVFLSQYTEANQLLASKKKDFACSDCHNPHSRAEESIKQGCVECHEARKAEYTGSLMERVGVACMDCHMAPAAVIAEGDPESFRGDFKSHLFHVDYRKELPKPITNGIALNPGYLTVDYACMRCHQTYENRSWAVRYGTFVHSITVTTDVKIKRFQIIFCSIGFFFALLAFLAALSLKNWLWPNLDKRKMLAVHRNCAWIAFYIWWFMSAMSVYFLFPFDEPARVLNLGWFLIHLIGGVFGLAFYIGKVLAVRVFKKAWQWQGAFWGIGLFVFWLIDFLTVFSRTSLSGALSSALF